The following coding sequences lie in one bacterium genomic window:
- a CDS encoding 4Fe-4S dicluster domain-containing protein: protein MEKELRELAKKLLESGEADVVIGYGRHHDERRRAPVFVTDPADVEKLIFDERCLNNLAGYLNKRYKLLGAEFSKPAVVLKGCDAKAAVGLIQEAQLDPGKVTLIGVCCEGVVPDYDSADGERPFKCEICDVHRPRNTAHVVGDLPEAPALTEYRPSERAAELAGKSREERYAFWREAFSKCIRCYACRAACPLCSCERCIADSNQPQWVPTSGHELGNWSWNIVRAFHLAGRCIGCGECQRACPVGIPLDLLNQHLRRVVADRFGYVAGLDPEARPPLTTYNEKDAEEFIR from the coding sequence ATGGAAAAGGAATTGCGCGAGCTGGCGAAAAAGCTGCTCGAATCCGGCGAGGCCGACGTCGTCATCGGCTACGGCAGGCACCACGACGAGCGGCGGCGGGCGCCGGTCTTCGTCACCGACCCGGCGGACGTGGAGAAGCTCATCTTCGACGAACGCTGCCTGAACAACCTCGCCGGGTATCTGAACAAGCGCTACAAGCTCCTGGGGGCGGAGTTCTCCAAGCCGGCGGTCGTCTTGAAGGGCTGCGACGCCAAGGCCGCCGTGGGGCTCATCCAGGAGGCCCAGCTCGACCCGGGGAAGGTCACCCTCATCGGCGTCTGCTGCGAGGGGGTCGTGCCCGATTACGATTCCGCCGACGGCGAGCGCCCCTTCAAATGTGAAATCTGCGACGTCCACCGGCCGAGGAACACGGCCCACGTGGTCGGCGACCTCCCCGAGGCCCCGGCGCTCACGGAGTATCGCCCCAGCGAACGGGCCGCGGAGCTGGCCGGAAAATCCCGGGAGGAACGCTACGCCTTCTGGCGCGAGGCTTTTTCCAAGTGCATCCGGTGCTACGCCTGCCGCGCGGCGTGCCCCCTGTGCTCCTGCGAGCGGTGCATCGCCGACTCGAACCAGCCGCAGTGGGTCCCCACCTCGGGGCACGAGCTCGGGAACTGGAGCTGGAACATCGTGCGGGCGTTTCATTTGGCCGGGCGCTGCATCGGCTGCGGCGAGTGCCAGCGGGCCTGCCCCGTGGGCATACCGCTGGACCTCTTGAACCAGCACCTGCGCCGGGTCGTCGCTGACCGCTTCGGTTACGTGGCCGGCCTGGACCCCGAGGCCCGGCCGCCCCTGACCACCTACAACGAAAAGGATGCCGAGGAGTTTATAAGGTAG
- a CDS encoding hydrogenase iron-sulfur subunit, with product MEEPEPSEGKWEPRIVAFVCNWCTYLGMDLAGTSRMKYQPNVRVIKLPCSARIDPLFVIKAFENGADGVLVSGCHPGDCHYNTGNYHARRRWTVFRELFSFLGLDLQRLQFSWVSAAEGVKWVKVINEVTDKVRELGPNTDYHNLSR from the coding sequence ATGGAAGAACCCGAGCCCTCCGAGGGGAAGTGGGAGCCGCGCATCGTCGCCTTCGTCTGCAACTGGTGCACCTACCTGGGCATGGACCTGGCGGGCACCAGCCGCATGAAGTACCAGCCCAACGTCCGCGTCATCAAGCTGCCGTGCAGCGCCCGCATAGACCCGCTCTTCGTCATCAAGGCCTTCGAGAACGGGGCCGATGGCGTCCTGGTCTCGGGCTGCCACCCCGGCGACTGCCACTACAACACGGGGAATTACCACGCCCGGCGGCGCTGGACCGTCTTCCGCGAATTATTCAGCTTCCTCGGCCTGGACCTACAAAGGCTCCAGTTCTCCTGGGTCTCCGCGGCCGAGGGCGTCAAGTGGGTCAAGGTCATCAACGAAGTGACGGACAAGGTGCGGGAACTGGGGCCGAACACCGACTACCACAACCTCTCCAGGTAG
- a CDS encoding HNH endonuclease, with protein MGNFTEKEKQAVWEKGTVVKGHNKDRVRKDKCGAWIRRERYGRKKGEVRTSFSWEIDHIDCNEENNEPSNLRPLQWANNNDKSDKKLKGYVTSSGNKNVDSKPKDDD; from the coding sequence ATGGGTAACTTCACAGAGAAAGAAAAACAAGCTGTTTGGGAGAAAGGAACAGTCGTCAAGGGACACAACAAAGATAGAGTCCGTAAAGATAAATGTGGGGCTTGGATAAGAAGGGAACGATACGGAAGAAAAAAGGGAGAAGTCAGAACAAGTTTTAGCTGGGAAATAGACCACATTGATTGTAATGAAGAAAATAACGAACCCTCAAATCTAAGACCATTGCAGTGGGCTAATAACAATGACAAATCAGATAAGAAATTGAAAGGTTACGTCACATCATCGGGGAATAAAAACGTTGACAGCAAGCCAAAGGACGATGATTAG
- a CDS encoding CoB--CoM heterodisulfide reductase iron-sulfur subunit A family protein, with protein sequence MARRIGVFVCHCGKNIGDTVDCPRVVEEMKGIPGVVFAADYKFVCSAPGQDMIAQAIKEHDLDGVVVSACSPHMHEKTFRSTAQSSGLNPFMVEVANIREQCSWVHTSKETGTPKAVELTKMMVEKTFFDEPLERIRVPMTKRALVIGGGIAGIQATLDIANGGHEVILLERSPSIGGHMSQLDETFPTLDCSQCILTPRMVEAAKHPNVTIISWAELEKLEGFIGNFKATIRRRARYVNTDLCTGCGLCQEKCPARMPNYFEAGLGVFSGSYKEASDVRRGAMTKAINSPFPQAVPNTPVLHPDYCTYFQTGKCKVCEKVCPTGAIDFEQQDEILEYDVGAVVAATGYTLYELGRQPEGGLYTGYGEYGYGEDPDIIDGLQFERIVTSSGPTLGQLKRPSDNKVPKTIAFLQCIGSRCPEKGIEYCSKICCMYTAKHTMLYKHAVHDGQAVVFYMDVRAGGKRYEEFVRRAIEEDGALYLRGRVSRIYRDGDKLVLKGADTIAGEEIELAVDMVVVASAMIPQPDAKELARKLSISYDQHGFYVEAHPKLRPVETNTGGIFLAGVCQGPMDIPDCVAQGSAAASKIQILFAFDELERDPVVAHVNETTCIGCWDCVNACPYQAITEKEIKNREGAVLRMVAEVNPGLCQGCGLCSAVCRSNSAQLAGFNDRQLYAEIQSL encoded by the coding sequence ATGGCCCGCAGAATAGGCGTCTTCGTCTGCCACTGTGGCAAAAACATCGGCGACACCGTGGACTGCCCCCGGGTGGTCGAGGAGATGAAGGGCATCCCCGGGGTGGTCTTCGCGGCGGACTACAAGTTCGTCTGCTCGGCCCCGGGCCAGGACATGATCGCCCAGGCGATCAAGGAGCACGACCTGGACGGCGTGGTGGTTTCCGCCTGCAGCCCGCACATGCACGAAAAGACCTTCCGCTCCACCGCCCAGTCCAGCGGCCTGAACCCCTTCATGGTCGAGGTGGCCAACATCCGGGAGCAGTGCTCCTGGGTCCACACGTCGAAGGAGACGGGCACCCCCAAGGCCGTCGAGCTGACGAAGATGATGGTGGAGAAGACTTTCTTCGACGAGCCGCTGGAGCGCATCCGGGTCCCGATGACCAAGCGGGCGCTGGTAATCGGCGGGGGCATCGCCGGCATCCAGGCCACCCTGGACATCGCCAACGGCGGCCACGAGGTCATCCTTCTGGAGAGGAGCCCCTCCATCGGCGGCCACATGTCCCAGTTAGATGAAACGTTCCCCACCCTGGACTGCTCCCAGTGCATCCTGACGCCGCGGATGGTCGAGGCGGCCAAGCACCCCAACGTGACCATCATCTCCTGGGCCGAGTTGGAGAAGCTGGAGGGCTTCATCGGCAACTTCAAGGCCACAATCCGCCGGCGGGCCCGCTACGTCAACACCGACCTCTGCACCGGCTGCGGCCTGTGCCAGGAAAAGTGCCCCGCCCGGATGCCCAACTACTTCGAGGCCGGTCTCGGGGTCTTCTCCGGCAGCTACAAGGAGGCCTCCGACGTCCGGCGGGGCGCCATGACCAAGGCCATCAACTCCCCCTTCCCCCAGGCCGTGCCCAACACCCCGGTCCTCCACCCCGATTACTGCACCTACTTCCAGACCGGCAAGTGCAAGGTCTGCGAAAAGGTCTGCCCCACCGGGGCCATAGACTTCGAACAGCAGGACGAGATTCTGGAGTACGACGTCGGCGCCGTCGTGGCGGCCACCGGCTACACCCTCTACGAGCTGGGGCGCCAGCCCGAGGGCGGCCTCTACACGGGCTACGGCGAGTACGGGTACGGCGAGGACCCCGACATCATAGACGGCCTCCAGTTCGAGCGCATCGTAACTTCCTCGGGACCCACCCTGGGCCAGCTCAAGCGGCCATCGGACAATAAAGTCCCGAAGACCATCGCCTTCCTGCAGTGCATCGGCTCCCGCTGCCCGGAGAAGGGCATCGAGTACTGCAGCAAAATCTGCTGCATGTACACCGCCAAGCACACCATGCTCTACAAGCACGCCGTTCACGACGGGCAGGCCGTGGTTTTCTACATGGACGTGCGCGCCGGTGGGAAGCGCTACGAGGAGTTCGTGCGCCGGGCCATCGAGGAGGACGGGGCGCTCTACCTGCGCGGCCGCGTCTCCCGCATCTACCGCGACGGGGACAAGCTGGTCCTCAAGGGGGCCGACACCATCGCCGGGGAAGAGATCGAGCTGGCCGTGGACATGGTCGTGGTCGCCTCTGCCATGATCCCCCAGCCCGACGCCAAGGAGCTCGCCCGCAAGCTCTCCATCAGCTACGACCAGCACGGGTTCTACGTCGAGGCCCACCCGAAGCTGCGGCCCGTGGAGACGAATACGGGCGGCATCTTCCTCGCCGGGGTCTGCCAGGGTCCGATGGACATCCCGGACTGCGTGGCCCAGGGCTCGGCCGCCGCCTCGAAAATCCAGATACTCTTCGCCTTCGACGAGCTGGAGCGCGACCCCGTCGTCGCCCACGTCAACGAGACGACCTGCATCGGCTGCTGGGACTGCGTCAACGCCTGCCCATACCAGGCCATCACCGAGAAGGAAATCAAAAACCGCGAGGGGGCGGTGCTGCGGATGGTGGCCGAGGTCAATCCCGGTTTGTGCCAGGGTTGCGGTCTGTGCTCGGCGGTCTGCCGTTCCAACTCGGCCCAGTTGGCCGGCTTCAACGACAGGCAGCTCTACGCGGAGATTCAGTCCCTGTAA
- a CDS encoding DUF202 domain-containing protein, producing the protein MIRDKLAAHRNLLAAERTLLAYIRTALGFGAVGFTMLKFFGETPFFQVLGWVFLPLGGVLTAVGIIRYLQSRRIIARLYHQESERKKPDLFE; encoded by the coding sequence TTGATCCGGGATAAACTGGCCGCCCATCGGAACCTCCTGGCCGCCGAAAGAACTCTTTTGGCCTACATCCGCACCGCCCTGGGATTCGGGGCGGTGGGGTTCACGATGCTGAAGTTCTTCGGCGAAACGCCATTCTTCCAGGTCCTCGGCTGGGTTTTCCTCCCCCTGGGAGGGGTCCTCACCGCCGTCGGCATCATCCGGTACCTGCAGAGCCGCCGCATCATCGCCCGTCTCTACCACCAGGAATCGGAACGGAAGAAGCCGGACCTCTTCGAATGA
- a CDS encoding energy transducer TonB, with translation MLVILAGAAGAAVNYTAPVPMEPLEPPAYPPGAAEEGFEGECRVSLLIDGSGEVGEAWIAQSSGREDVDRAALEAAEATRWKPATLEGVPVSSRLTIPYEFELGVLPGDPLGPALAEPAPEPESSEPLVELRPRSPISVDYPGDGFAVIGLEVDDVGLALDAWLIRSSGQQAADDGLLDAAYSVCWEGAVPGNGLVRGVYVHDFRSETVASMVESSEEVPSEEPSADESGGACRFDQLRLGKYGERVH, from the coding sequence TTGCTAGTCATACTCGCCGGTGCCGCCGGGGCGGCGGTGAACTATACCGCGCCCGTTCCTATGGAACCCCTCGAACCGCCGGCCTACCCCCCGGGGGCCGCCGAGGAGGGGTTCGAGGGGGAGTGCCGCGTCAGCCTCCTGATAGACGGGTCCGGCGAGGTGGGCGAGGCCTGGATCGCGCAGTCCAGCGGTCGGGAGGACGTTGACCGCGCCGCCCTCGAAGCGGCCGAGGCCACCCGCTGGAAACCGGCCACCCTGGAGGGCGTTCCCGTCTCGAGCCGGCTCACCATCCCCTACGAGTTCGAGCTGGGTGTCCTGCCCGGCGACCCGCTGGGCCCGGCGCTGGCCGAACCGGCCCCCGAGCCGGAGAGCTCCGAGCCGCTGGTCGAGCTCAGGCCCCGGTCGCCCATTTCCGTGGACTACCCCGGTGACGGCTTCGCCGTAATCGGTCTCGAGGTGGACGACGTGGGGTTGGCGCTCGACGCCTGGCTCATCCGTTCGAGCGGCCAGCAGGCCGCCGACGACGGGCTCCTGGACGCCGCATACTCGGTCTGCTGGGAAGGCGCGGTGCCCGGGAACGGGCTCGTCCGCGGGGTGTACGTCCACGATTTCCGCAGCGAGACCGTCGCCTCGATGGTCGAATCCTCCGAGGAGGTCCCCTCGGAGGAGCCGAGCGCCGACGAGAGCGGCGGGGCCTGCCGATTCGATCAGCTCAGGCTCGGCAAATACGGCGAGAGAGTCCATTGA
- a CDS encoding CoB--CoM heterodisulfide reductase iron-sulfur subunit B family protein encodes MKIAYYPGCSNHGTSREFEMSAFAVFKDLGVELEEVPDWVCCAASPGHHHSKLLSVSLGAYNLSQAKPLNLPVLTTCAACYSRLSAANYEIKHDEKLAARVAEAVEEPYDGSVEVRHIVDFLADDVGLEEIQKKVHRRLEGLKVACYYGCLLTRPPDYAVVDDTEEPRKMERILESVGAEPVDWSHRTECCGAAFPFSRVDIVENLAAKILVAADNVSADCIAVACPMCHANLDMRQSGAGRIAGKKLRIPIVYLTELIGLAYGHKPRELGLNMHLVPTRSVSARFS; translated from the coding sequence GTGAAAATCGCCTACTACCCCGGCTGTTCCAACCACGGCACCAGCCGCGAGTTCGAGATGAGCGCCTTCGCCGTGTTCAAGGACCTGGGCGTCGAGCTGGAGGAGGTGCCGGACTGGGTCTGCTGCGCCGCCTCCCCCGGACACCACCACTCGAAGCTGCTCTCCGTCTCCCTGGGGGCGTACAACCTGTCGCAGGCGAAGCCGCTGAACCTCCCGGTGCTGACCACCTGCGCCGCCTGCTACTCCCGGCTCTCGGCCGCGAACTACGAGATCAAGCACGACGAGAAGCTGGCGGCCCGGGTCGCCGAGGCCGTCGAGGAGCCCTACGACGGATCGGTCGAGGTCAGGCACATCGTGGACTTCCTCGCCGACGACGTGGGGCTCGAGGAGATACAGAAGAAGGTCCACCGCCGCCTGGAGGGCCTGAAGGTCGCCTGTTACTACGGCTGCCTGCTCACCCGGCCGCCGGATTACGCCGTCGTGGACGACACCGAGGAGCCGCGCAAGATGGAGCGGATTCTCGAGAGCGTCGGCGCGGAGCCGGTGGACTGGAGCCACCGCACCGAGTGCTGCGGGGCGGCCTTCCCCTTCAGCCGGGTGGACATCGTGGAAAACCTGGCGGCCAAGATACTCGTGGCGGCGGATAATGTTTCGGCGGATTGCATCGCCGTGGCCTGCCCCATGTGCCACGCCAACCTGGACATGCGCCAGAGCGGCGCCGGACGCATCGCCGGAAAGAAGCTGCGCATACCCATCGTCTACCTCACCGAGCTCATCGGCCTGGCCTACGGGCACAAGCCCCGGGAGCTCGGGCTGAACATGCACCTGGTCCCGACCCGGTCGGTATCGGCCAGATTCTCCTGA